The Halioglobus maricola genome segment CGATTATGTAAAAACCAAGCGCGAGGACGTGTTCCAGTACAAGGAAAGCCAGTTGCCGGCGATCAAGGCATTCCTGCGCTGGGGCAGCAAAGCCCAGGCCAGCGTCTTCCGCATGAGCAAGGGCCGGCTGATGAAGTCGTTCCTCGGCGGGCCGGTGTGTCTGGTGACAATGACTGGCGCCAAATCCGGTAAGACTCGCCATATCCCCCTGATCCACATCCGTCATGGCGAGAACAAACTACTGGTGGCGTCCTCGGGCGGCATGCCCAAGAACCCAGTGTGGTACTACAACCTGAAGGCACATCCACAGATCAAGATTATGGCGGACGGCCAGGAGCGGGAATACATTGCCCGGCAAGTCGATGACGAGGAGAAAGCCGCACTGTGGCCGCTACTTGTAGACACCTACGCCGATTTTGACGAATACCAGGCCCGCACCGACCGCAATATCCCGGTCTTCAACTGCGAACCCGTGTAATTAGCCGCGAGGTGTGTACCAGATCGGTGAACTCCAGGCCCGTTCCTGAATAACAGGTTCAAACACCGGGTCGGCACAATCAGCCGGCCGGTCCGCCTCAGGCAGCGCCAGGCACTGCTGGGCTGAATAGCGACAACTGGGGTTCTCCACCGCGCGCAAATAATAGATGGCTGAACTCTGAGGATCGAACTCCGGGTCTTGCCACACGGTACAGAGCTGGGCAAAGCCCTCGCCTCGAGGGCGACAGGTATCCATGTCCACGTCGGCGCCGTTATCTGGGTCGCCAGCGACCTCAAATACTCGCTGGTGGTGGTTACCTTCATCGTCGGCCCATCCTTTTATCACCTGCAATTGCTGTAACGGCGTACCCGGATAAGCCGCGGTGCCGCCGTCCGCATTGGCTGCCACCAGGAAAGTAGGCGCATCAGATGCGCGCGCAGGAAGATCTGCGCCCATCGGGACCGCCTGAGCATAAGCCTTATCCAACATTTGCGGATCGCCGCATAGATCTGAGGGTAAATCCCAGGCGCCAAAAAAGCGCGGCTGGATGCGAGGCCCACTGGTACCGAAGGTTTCCTTGCGCTGCATGGCATCAAAAATCGAGTCGCGTGAATTCTCCGTTGCCCACACTCCGATCAGGCCGCCCGGATTATTGTAGGCATTGCCTTCATTCTCACTGCTGAAACTCGCGCGCTGTTCGGCGCGAGAGTCACCGTTACCCAAATGTCCTTCGAAGGCCGCTTCCTGCACGCCGCCGCTAGTAGCATTGTGCGTGTCCGTGCTGGCCATGATGCCGAACTTAAAGGGATTGACGCCAATACGCTGCTCCTCCTTGAGACCTTCTACCAGGGCATAGCGCACATAACTCTTGCGATCCAGGCAGTTGGGACCAAGATGCGGCAGCCAGTCGGCCAGAGGGCCGCTGTAACACTGGCCCGGTTGCTCGCCTTCCCCCACGAAACGGGCAAAGGCCAAATCCTCGAAGCGCTCCAGATCACACAGCTCATCTTCCGCTCCGAGCACACCCTCGAGCCCATTGCGGCACTCCGAATCGCCCTTGTGCTGGGTAATTTCCACCAGCGGTTCTATCTGCTGACGCAGCCGAGCGCGATCAGCTTGTTCCTCGATACTATCGGCGCCGGGGTAATCCACTGCAAACATACGTCCGTTGCTAATGTTGGGGTTGTGGGGGATCGCGAGTACATCGCAGCCCGTACCGCTCTCTATGCACTGCTCCTTCAGAATACGCCACAGGTCCCACTCACGGTGCACATCGATATAGCTAACAGGGCGCTGCAGGACGGCCGCATTGCGGAATATCACGTTGCGGTGCAGATTGGAGCCCAGGCGGAAAGAACTGTATTCATAGGCCACGAAGGCTGTGCGCTGGCAGTCGCTACTGGTGTCCTGCCAGGCTTGTGCGGCATCAATGGTGTTGCGCCAGTATTCGGCGGCGCGTGCGGCACAGTCAGCACCCTCTTCGCCACACACGTCCGCGCGGCGCTTGGAAAACGGCGACATAATTTGCATCACCAATTGTGGGGCGCGACCATTGCCGCTGCGCATCACCTCACAGAAGCTACTGCTATAGCCAGCAGCCACCGGATCGAAACACACATCCTGCTCACCAAAAAATTCCGCGTGGTCGGTAACGCCAGCGAAATCCAGCGGCCGGTCGATATACACTTCCCGTGCCTTGTGGTCATCACCCAAGGGCAGTTGCAGCGGGCCGCCGAAGGCATAGCGATAGGCATCCGCCGGCTCCATGCGGACATCAAAATTCCAGGCGTCATTGGAATAGGCCGTGTGAA includes the following:
- a CDS encoding DUF3604 domain-containing protein gives rise to the protein MRVVSIVLAGMVLSACGKGLEPPSESAYAAKDFSAGQVAEPCASSDPNRQALFGDLHIHTAYSNDAWNFDVRMEPADAYRYAFGGPLQLPLGDDHKAREVYIDRPLDFAGVTDHAEFFGEQDVCFDPVAAGYSSSFCEVMRSGNGRAPQLVMQIMSPFSKRRADVCGEEGADCAARAAEYWRNTIDAAQAWQDTSSDCQRTAFVAYEYSSFRLGSNLHRNVIFRNAAVLQRPVSYIDVHREWDLWRILKEQCIESGTGCDVLAIPHNPNISNGRMFAVDYPGADSIEEQADRARLRQQIEPLVEITQHKGDSECRNGLEGVLGAEDELCDLERFEDLAFARFVGEGEQPGQCYSGPLADWLPHLGPNCLDRKSYVRYALVEGLKEEQRIGVNPFKFGIMASTDTHNATSGGVQEAAFEGHLGNGDSRAEQRASFSSENEGNAYNNPGGLIGVWATENSRDSIFDAMQRKETFGTSGPRIQPRFFGAWDLPSDLCGDPQMLDKAYAQAVPMGADLPARASDAPTFLVAANADGGTAAYPGTPLQQLQVIKGWADDEGNHHQRVFEVAGDPDNGADVDMDTCRPRGEGFAQLCTVWQDPEFDPQSSAIYYLRAVENPSCRYSAQQCLALPEADRPADCADPVFEPVIQERAWSSPIWYTPRG
- a CDS encoding nitroreductase family deazaflavin-dependent oxidoreductase produces the protein MKKYDYVKTKREDVFQYKESQLPAIKAFLRWGSKAQASVFRMSKGRLMKSFLGGPVCLVTMTGAKSGKTRHIPLIHIRHGENKLLVASSGGMPKNPVWYYNLKAHPQIKIMADGQEREYIARQVDDEEKAALWPLLVDTYADFDEYQARTDRNIPVFNCEPV